From Pseudomonas sp. FP2335, the proteins below share one genomic window:
- the pdxY gene encoding pyridoxal kinase PdxY — MKRTPHLLAIQSHVVFGHAGNSAAVFPMQRVGVNVWPLNTVQFSNHTQYGQWAGEVLAPQQIPALVEGIAAIGELGNCDAVLSGYLGSADQGRAILNGVARIKAINPKALYLCDPVMGHPEKGCIVPQEVSDFLLDEAAAMADFLCPNQLELDSFAGRKPQSLFDCLAMAKALLARGPKAVLVKHLDYPGKLPDGFEMLLVTTDGSWHLRRPLLAFPRQPVGVGDLTSGLFLARVLLGDSLVAAFEFTAAAVHEVLLETQACASYELELVRAQDRIAHPRVRFEATPIGL; from the coding sequence ATGAAACGCACACCTCATCTGCTTGCGATCCAGTCTCATGTGGTTTTTGGCCATGCCGGAAACAGCGCCGCCGTGTTCCCCATGCAGCGGGTCGGGGTAAACGTCTGGCCGTTGAACACGGTGCAGTTCTCCAACCACACTCAGTATGGCCAGTGGGCCGGCGAAGTGTTGGCGCCGCAGCAAATTCCGGCGCTGGTGGAAGGCATCGCCGCGATTGGCGAACTGGGCAACTGCGATGCGGTGCTGTCTGGCTATCTGGGCAGTGCGGATCAGGGCCGGGCGATTCTGAACGGCGTGGCGCGCATCAAGGCCATCAACCCCAAGGCCCTTTACCTGTGCGACCCGGTGATGGGTCACCCGGAGAAAGGTTGCATCGTGCCCCAGGAAGTCAGCGATTTCCTGCTCGACGAAGCGGCTGCCATGGCCGACTTCCTGTGCCCCAACCAACTGGAGCTGGACAGTTTTGCCGGGCGCAAGCCGCAATCGCTGTTCGACTGCCTGGCAATGGCCAAGGCGTTGCTGGCACGCGGGCCAAAGGCTGTGCTGGTGAAACATTTGGATTACCCGGGCAAGTTGCCGGACGGTTTCGAGATGTTGTTGGTGACGACTGATGGCAGCTGGCACCTGCGTCGGCCATTGCTGGCGTTTCCGCGTCAGCCGGTGGGGGTGGGGGATCTGACTTCCGGGTTGTTCCTGGCTCGGGTGCTGTTGGGTGACAGCCTGGTGGCGGCCTTCGAGTTCACCGCAGCGGCGGTGCATGAAGTGCTGCTGGAAACCCAGGCGTGTGCCAGTTACGAGTTGGAACTGGTGCGGGCTCAGGATCGCATCGCCCATCCGCGTGTGCGCTTCGAAGCCACGCCGATCGGCCTGTAA
- a CDS encoding DUF3301 domain-containing protein: MLTLGNIFVLMLLATAAAWVWHNHGLRERALERVKQHCAKLDIELLDGAVALKRIGFVKDAKGRRRLARIYNFEFTVTGETRHPGTITQFGAHSAQIELAPYPFEIKTPLPSAEVIELSQWRQDHASKNRH, translated from the coding sequence ATGCTGACCCTGGGAAATATCTTCGTGTTGATGCTGCTGGCGACCGCTGCCGCCTGGGTGTGGCACAACCACGGCCTGCGCGAGCGCGCGTTGGAGCGGGTCAAGCAGCATTGCGCCAAGCTCGACATCGAACTGCTCGATGGCGCCGTGGCGCTCAAGCGTATCGGGTTTGTGAAGGATGCCAAGGGGAGGCGACGCTTGGCGCGCATCTACAATTTCGAATTCACCGTGACCGGCGAAACCCGCCATCCGGGGACCATCACCCAATTCGGCGCCCACAGTGCGCAGATCGAACTAGCCCCCTACCCGTTCGAGATCAAGACGCCGCTGCCCAGCGCCGAAGTGATCGAGCTCAGCCAATGGCGCCAGGACCACGCGAGCAAGAACCGTCACTGA
- a CDS encoding GTP-binding protein — translation MLQNIPTHVIAGPLGAGKTSLIKHLLTQRPADERWAVLINEFGQIGLDAALLTLDDDGIALGEVAGGCLCCVNGAPFQVGLGRLLRKAKPDRLFIEPSGLGHPAQLLKQLQEAPWQNVLAVQPCVLVLDAQALAAGKPLPQAQQQALAGAGLLVLNKDEGLDAAQREAIERQLPDCARYWTRQAQLPLAQLPGLTIKAGAAVDNFTVPKGLAQMPAIWSDPTLPICLSQAQEGGWSIGWRWHPGQIFSAERLDQWLSSLSWRRAKLVIHSAEGWVSANAVDNSPVAWQPSEWRRDSRIELIFSAPQDVATLQAALAACRQ, via the coding sequence ATGTTGCAGAACATTCCCACCCACGTGATTGCCGGCCCTTTGGGAGCCGGCAAGACCAGCCTGATCAAGCACCTGCTCACCCAGCGCCCGGCGGACGAGCGCTGGGCCGTGCTGATCAATGAGTTCGGGCAGATCGGCCTGGACGCTGCGCTGTTGACCCTGGATGACGATGGCATTGCCCTGGGCGAAGTGGCCGGCGGCTGCTTGTGTTGTGTGAATGGTGCGCCGTTCCAGGTAGGCCTGGGCCGCTTGCTGCGTAAGGCCAAGCCGGACCGGTTGTTTATCGAGCCGTCGGGCCTGGGCCATCCCGCGCAGTTGCTCAAGCAGCTACAGGAGGCGCCGTGGCAAAACGTGCTGGCGGTGCAACCCTGCGTACTGGTGCTGGATGCCCAAGCCCTGGCCGCGGGCAAACCTTTGCCGCAAGCCCAGCAGCAAGCGCTGGCCGGTGCCGGGCTGTTGGTCTTGAACAAGGATGAAGGGCTGGACGCTGCACAGCGTGAGGCCATCGAACGGCAATTGCCCGACTGTGCACGCTACTGGACCCGCCAGGCGCAGTTGCCGCTGGCGCAGTTGCCGGGGCTGACTATCAAGGCTGGCGCGGCTGTGGATAACTTCACTGTGCCCAAGGGGCTCGCGCAAATGCCGGCGATCTGGAGCGACCCGACGCTGCCCATCTGCCTCAGCCAGGCTCAAGAAGGCGGCTGGAGTATCGGCTGGCGCTGGCATCCGGGTCAGATATTCAGTGCCGAGCGCCTTGATCAATGGCTGTCATCCCTGAGCTGGCGTCGTGCCAAGCTGGTTATCCACAGCGCCGAAGGCTGGGTCAGCGCCAACGCTGTGGATAACAGCCCAGTCGCCTGGCAGCCCAGCGAATGGCGCCGCGATTCACGTATCGAATTGATCTTCAGCGCGCCACAGGACGTGGCGACGCTACAGGCCGCGCTGGCCGCCTGCCGTCAGTGA
- a CDS encoding DUF1826 domain-containing protein, translated as MLAPVIALRPVIRQSAGETPLVLAEILEDGVNLALWQRQLPLHIAEFGALLVALNEPLADSMVIELNSEDATANLHGLAASCRDLEGYEGFIADVSWLVSAFACLLGAKRIGVRLRLLDKAMCPRFHVDHVPVRLITTYAGIGSQWLREGVMDRRKLSQADAEPSERIEQIHCGEVALLKGTKWHGNEGYGLIHRSPALKADERRLILTLDWLA; from the coding sequence ATGCTGGCCCCGGTAATTGCCCTGCGCCCCGTTATTCGCCAGAGCGCTGGTGAAACCCCGCTGGTGCTCGCTGAAATCCTTGAAGATGGCGTCAACCTGGCGCTGTGGCAGCGGCAGTTGCCGCTGCACATCGCCGAATTCGGCGCCTTGCTGGTGGCGCTCAACGAGCCCTTGGCGGATTCCATGGTCATCGAGCTCAACAGCGAAGATGCCACGGCGAACTTGCACGGTTTGGCGGCCAGTTGTCGCGATCTTGAAGGCTACGAAGGTTTTATCGCCGACGTGTCATGGCTGGTCAGCGCGTTTGCCTGCCTGCTGGGCGCCAAGCGCATTGGCGTGCGCCTGCGCTTGTTGGACAAGGCCATGTGCCCGCGTTTTCACGTCGATCACGTGCCGGTGCGGCTGATCACCACCTACGCTGGCATCGGCAGCCAGTGGTTGCGCGAAGGCGTGATGGATCGCCGCAAACTGAGCCAGGCGGACGCCGAGCCCAGCGAGCGCATCGAGCAGATCCACTGCGGCGAAGTCGCCCTGCTCAAGGGCACCAAATGGCACGGTAACGAAGGCTACGGTTTGATCCACCGTTCGCCGGCATTAAAAGCCGATGAGCGGCGCTTGATCCTGACACTGGATTGGCTCGCATAA
- the zigA gene encoding zinc metallochaperone GTPase ZigA — protein MSNRLPVTVLSGFLGAGKSTLLNYVLRNRENLRVAVIVNDMSEINIDGSEVQRDVTLNRSEEKLVEMSNGCICCTLREDLLLEVGKLAKEGRFDYLLIESTGISEPLPVAETFTFRDENEQSLADIARLDTMVTVVDGMNFLLDYQAAESLASRGETLGEEDERSITDLLIEQIEFADVILISKIDLISSREREELMAILERLNAQAEIIPMVMGEVPLHKILNTGRFDFERAAQAPGWLQELRGEHVPETEEYGIASTAYRARRPFHPQRFFDFIDRPWVNGKLLRSKGFFWLASKHQDAGSWSQAGGLMRHGFAGRWWRFVPKSQWPQDEESVAAIMGNWQPSTGDCRQELVFIGQNIDFAHMRAELDACLLTDEEMALGVEGWRLLADPFGPWFEQAA, from the coding sequence ATGTCCAATCGTCTCCCCGTGACTGTGTTGTCCGGCTTTCTCGGCGCCGGTAAAAGCACGCTGCTCAACTATGTCCTGCGCAATCGCGAAAACCTGCGGGTGGCGGTGATCGTCAACGACATGAGTGAAATCAACATCGACGGCAGCGAAGTTCAGCGCGACGTCACCCTCAACCGTTCCGAAGAGAAACTGGTCGAGATGAGCAACGGCTGCATCTGCTGCACCTTGCGCGAAGACTTGCTGCTGGAAGTCGGAAAACTCGCCAAGGAAGGTCGCTTCGATTACCTGCTGATCGAATCCACCGGCATCTCCGAACCGCTGCCCGTGGCCGAAACCTTCACCTTTCGCGATGAAAACGAACAAAGCCTGGCCGACATCGCACGCCTGGACACCATGGTCACCGTGGTCGACGGCATGAACTTCCTGCTCGATTACCAGGCCGCCGAAAGCCTCGCCTCGCGCGGTGAAACCCTCGGTGAAGAGGATGAACGCTCGATCACCGACCTGCTGATCGAGCAGATCGAGTTCGCCGATGTGATCCTCATCAGCAAGATCGACCTGATCAGCAGTCGCGAACGCGAAGAGCTGATGGCGATCCTTGAACGCCTCAACGCCCAGGCCGAGATCATCCCGATGGTCATGGGTGAAGTGCCGTTGCACAAGATCCTCAACACTGGCCGTTTCGACTTTGAACGCGCCGCCCAGGCTCCGGGTTGGTTGCAGGAACTGCGTGGTGAACATGTGCCGGAAACCGAAGAGTACGGCATCGCTTCCACCGCCTACCGTGCGCGCCGGCCGTTCCATCCGCAGCGTTTTTTCGACTTCATCGACCGCCCTTGGGTGAACGGCAAACTGCTGCGCTCCAAGGGGTTTTTCTGGCTGGCCAGCAAGCACCAGGACGCCGGCAGTTGGTCCCAGGCGGGTGGCTTGATGCGCCATGGGTTTGCCGGGCGCTGGTGGCGCTTCGTGCCAAAAAGCCAGTGGCCCCAGGACGAAGAAAGCGTCGCGGCGATCATGGGTAACTGGCAGCCGAGCACCGGCGACTGCCGCCAGGAACTGGTGTTCATCGGCCAGAACATCGACTTCGCACACATGCGCGCCGAGCTGGACGCGTGCTTGCTCACTGACGAAGAAATGGCCCTGGGAGTCGAAGGTTGGCGCTTGCTGGCCGACCCTTTTGGCCCTTGGTTTGAGCAGGCAGCCTGA
- the dksA gene encoding RNA polymerase-binding protein DksA, translating into MTEQDLLAQPPADYMNEAQQGFFRELLLAQRNELQARIDAEFQLLREQEPNSDPADVGSAEEQRQWQLRLLEREKKLLDKIDEAFERLARGEYGWCRETGEPIGLQRLLLRPTATLCIEAKEREELRERHKRAI; encoded by the coding sequence ATGACTGAACAAGACCTGCTGGCCCAACCGCCCGCCGACTACATGAACGAAGCCCAGCAAGGCTTCTTCCGCGAGCTGTTGCTGGCTCAGCGCAATGAGCTGCAAGCGCGCATCGACGCCGAGTTCCAGCTGCTGCGCGAGCAGGAACCCAACAGCGACCCGGCGGACGTCGGCAGCGCCGAAGAACAGCGCCAATGGCAACTGCGCCTGCTGGAGCGGGAAAAGAAGCTGTTGGACAAGATCGACGAGGCCTTCGAACGGCTGGCCCGCGGTGAATACGGCTGGTGCCGTGAAACCGGCGAGCCTATCGGCCTACAGCGCTTGTTGCTACGTCCTACCGCCACCCTGTGTATCGAAGCCAAAGAACGTGAAGAGCTGCGCGAACGCCATAAACGGGCGATTTGA
- a CDS encoding glutamine synthetase, whose amino-acid sequence MKYLVCALLLAAAGPACAQAPSLLAKCSRSANLLACVDPQGNAYSVATVGSTTYLRGFEVIGKRRWAQTNSRYGQLTFFTGLASDGEAWVGYTRRVGWTTINRFSSSGGSSAKFTCSRITGC is encoded by the coding sequence ATGAAATATCTGGTATGCGCCCTGTTGTTGGCAGCGGCAGGACCTGCCTGCGCCCAAGCGCCGAGCCTGCTGGCGAAATGCTCGCGCAGCGCCAATCTGCTGGCCTGTGTAGACCCCCAGGGCAACGCCTATAGCGTGGCGACGGTCGGCAGCACCACCTATCTGCGCGGCTTCGAGGTGATCGGCAAACGTCGGTGGGCACAGACCAACAGCCGTTATGGGCAACTGACGTTTTTTACCGGGCTGGCTTCGGACGGTGAGGCGTGGGTCGGCTACACGCGGCGCGTGGGCTGGACCACCATAAACAGGTTCTCCAGTTCCGGTGGGAGCAGCGCCAAATTCACCTGTAGCCGGATAACGGGCTGTTAG
- a CDS encoding N-acetylmuramoyl-L-alanine amidase, protein MHRRQLLNLLLVSPLFTLPFTAHATQISNARLWRSEDKLRLVFDLSGPVQYKTFSLTSPERLIIDLSGAGLSGDFSQLALKNSGITSIRSGHFGKADTRIVLDLAAPMRLNSFLLPPQDGQGHRLVLDLTSATQAPRQIAAEPARSVDKAHPKRDIIVVVDPGHGGKDPGAIGSKGQREKDVVLSIAQLLAKRLKREKGFDVKLVRNDDFFVPLRKRVDIARQHKADMFISVHADAAPRLTASGASVYALSEGGATSATARFMAQRENGADLLGATTLLNLKDKDPMLAGVILDMSMNATIASSLQLGSSILGSLEGITTLHQKRVEQAGFAVLKSPDVPSILVETGFISNARDAERLVTARHQQAVADGLFDGLKKYFEKNPPMNSYMAWAQEQKSGQV, encoded by the coding sequence ATGCACAGACGTCAGCTCCTTAACCTGCTGCTGGTCAGCCCGCTGTTCACCTTGCCGTTTACGGCCCACGCCACGCAGATCAGCAATGCACGCCTATGGCGCTCGGAAGACAAGCTGCGGCTGGTGTTCGACCTCAGCGGTCCGGTGCAGTACAAGACCTTTTCCCTGACCTCGCCGGAACGCTTGATCATCGACCTCAGTGGCGCGGGGCTGAGCGGAGATTTCTCGCAGTTGGCCTTGAAGAACAGCGGCATCACTTCGATCCGCTCGGGGCATTTCGGCAAGGCCGATACCCGTATCGTGCTGGACTTGGCGGCGCCGATGCGGCTCAACAGCTTTCTATTGCCGCCGCAGGACGGCCAGGGCCATCGCCTGGTACTGGACCTGACCAGCGCCACCCAGGCACCTCGTCAAATCGCCGCCGAACCGGCACGGTCCGTAGATAAGGCACACCCCAAGCGCGACATCATCGTGGTGGTCGACCCCGGCCACGGCGGCAAAGACCCCGGCGCCATCGGCTCCAAAGGCCAGCGTGAAAAAGACGTGGTGCTGTCCATCGCCCAACTGCTGGCCAAACGTTTGAAGCGCGAGAAAGGCTTCGACGTAAAGCTGGTACGCAACGACGACTTCTTCGTGCCGCTGCGCAAACGTGTGGACATCGCCCGTCAGCACAAGGCCGACATGTTCATTTCGGTGCATGCGGATGCGGCGCCACGGCTGACGGCCTCGGGCGCCTCGGTGTATGCGTTGTCTGAAGGCGGCGCGACGTCTGCCACCGCACGTTTCATGGCCCAGCGCGAAAACGGTGCCGACCTGTTGGGGGCTACCACCCTGCTCAATCTCAAGGACAAGGACCCGATGCTGGCCGGGGTGATTCTGGATATGTCGATGAACGCCACCATCGCCTCCAGCCTGCAACTGGGCAGCTCGATCCTGGGCAGCCTGGAAGGCATCACCACCCTGCATCAGAAGCGCGTGGAGCAGGCCGGTTTTGCGGTGCTCAAATCACCGGATGTACCGTCGATCCTGGTGGAGACCGGGTTTATCTCCAATGCCAGGGACGCCGAGCGGCTGGTCACGGCGCGTCATCAACAGGCGGTTGCAGACGGCTTGTTCGACGGCCTGAAAAAGTATTTCGAGAAGAACCCGCCGATGAACAGCTACATGGCCTGGGCCCAGGAACAGAAGAGTGGCCAGGTCTAA
- the folE2 gene encoding GTP cyclohydrolase FolE2 — MNALTLPDIAAQASRQALPLDWVGMCGIALPILVDGQRLTASADAGVSLDDGEARGIHMSRLYLALEMLEQQPLTPALLRNVLQRFLDTHEGLSKNAYLRIHSDLLLKRPALVSPLTGWKGYPVSIEARLENQMFHVELKIDVTYSSTCPCSAALARQLIQQQFLEDFGNAPLKHEDLLTWLGSANGIVATPHSQRSSAQLHIHLQGDQLPFTDLIDSAEAALGTAVQTAVKRADEQAFALANGQNLMFCEDAARRLNLALKRSDAVKAFHLKVIHAESLHAHDAVAESRWTRHPA, encoded by the coding sequence ATGAATGCGCTGACTCTGCCGGATATTGCCGCGCAGGCTTCACGCCAAGCCTTGCCACTCGACTGGGTCGGCATGTGCGGCATCGCCCTGCCGATCCTCGTCGACGGCCAACGCCTCACCGCCAGCGCGGATGCCGGCGTCAGCCTGGACGATGGCGAGGCCCGTGGCATTCATATGTCACGCCTGTACCTGGCGCTGGAGATGCTTGAGCAGCAGCCCCTCACGCCGGCACTTCTGCGTAATGTACTGCAGCGTTTCCTCGACACACATGAAGGTTTATCTAAGAACGCCTACCTGCGCATCCACAGCGATTTGCTGCTCAAACGCCCGGCATTGGTCAGCCCGCTGACGGGCTGGAAAGGCTACCCGGTGAGCATCGAAGCGCGCCTGGAAAACCAGATGTTCCACGTGGAACTAAAAATTGACGTTACCTACTCCTCAACCTGCCCCTGCTCCGCCGCCCTCGCCAGGCAGTTGATTCAGCAGCAATTTCTTGAGGATTTCGGCAACGCCCCGCTCAAGCACGAAGACCTACTGACCTGGCTCGGCAGCGCCAACGGCATCGTCGCCACACCCCACAGCCAGCGCAGCAGCGCGCAACTGCACATCCATCTGCAAGGCGATCAACTGCCCTTCACCGACCTGATCGACAGCGCCGAAGCCGCCCTCGGCACCGCCGTGCAAACCGCCGTAAAACGTGCCGACGAACAAGCCTTCGCCCTGGCCAACGGGCAGAACCTGATGTTCTGCGAAGACGCCGCACGCCGCCTGAACCTCGCCTTGAAACGCTCGGATGCCGTCAAAGCCTTCCACCTGAAAGTGATCCACGCCGAAAGCCTGCACGCGCACGATGCCGTGGCTGAAAGCCGCTGGACGAGACACCCTGCATGA
- a CDS encoding metal ABC transporter ATP-binding protein — protein sequence MITCTALRWGAPGQPLTPALDLTLEKGSLTGIIGANGTGKSSLLKVIAGLQKPLAGKVSVEVPRRGGLSFLPQQQHLDRQFPISLQELVAAGFWGSQLTPQQRSQRLEAVLEDWCLSGLQQRPLMALSGGELQRALLARMSLAEAPILLLDEPHAALDEDGQALCWKHIHAWHAAGRTLIVVCHDLASVRQHTQQVVQIKSSGCVFGDSKTLIRPQPHMQVA from the coding sequence ATGATTACCTGCACCGCATTACGTTGGGGCGCCCCGGGCCAGCCGCTGACTCCCGCCCTGGACCTCACCCTGGAAAAAGGCAGCCTCACCGGGATCATCGGCGCCAACGGCACCGGCAAAAGCAGCCTGCTCAAAGTCATCGCCGGCCTGCAAAAACCGCTGGCGGGCAAAGTCAGCGTGGAGGTTCCACGGCGCGGTGGCCTGTCGTTCCTGCCGCAGCAACAACACCTCGACCGCCAGTTCCCCATCAGCCTGCAAGAGCTGGTCGCCGCCGGCTTCTGGGGCTCGCAGCTCACCCCGCAACAACGCAGCCAACGCCTTGAGGCGGTCCTGGAAGACTGGTGCCTCAGCGGCCTGCAACAGCGCCCGTTGATGGCGTTGTCCGGCGGCGAATTGCAGCGCGCCCTGCTTGCCCGCATGAGCCTCGCCGAAGCGCCCATCCTGCTGCTCGACGAACCCCACGCCGCCCTCGACGAAGACGGCCAGGCACTATGCTGGAAACACATCCACGCCTGGCACGCTGCGGGCCGCACGCTGATCGTGGTCTGTCACGACCTGGCCTCCGTGCGCCAACACACCCAGCAAGTGGTGCAAATCAAAAGCAGCGGCTGCGTGTTCGGCGACAGCAAAACCCTGATCCGCCCCCAACCACATATGCAGGTGGCCTGA
- a CDS encoding metal ABC transporter permease, which produces MHLAAHLWMPFVDFVFMRRALLGGLVLACSTAPLGVFLILRRMSLIGDAVAHGILPGAALGFWFAGLSLPALTIGGLGAGLSMAGLSAWITRRTGLREDASLAAIYPISLAAGVLILGLAGKRLDLLHLLFGSALAVDQTTLTGMLWVTGFSLIAMAAIYKPLLLDTLDPLFLQTVSRLGPLAHGLFLTLVVLNLVIGFQAIGALMVVGLMMLPAIASRFWSRRLPVLIAVSAVLGCLSVWLGLLLSFYYSLPSGPAIVLVAGAGYLLSVVFGPVHGLLRRPPLLSSQ; this is translated from the coding sequence ATGCACCTCGCCGCCCACCTGTGGATGCCCTTCGTCGACTTCGTATTCATGCGCCGCGCACTGCTCGGCGGGCTCGTGCTCGCCTGCAGCACCGCGCCGCTCGGTGTGTTCCTGATCCTGCGGCGCATGAGCCTGATCGGTGACGCCGTGGCCCACGGCATCCTGCCCGGCGCGGCCCTTGGTTTCTGGTTCGCCGGCCTCAGCCTACCCGCGTTGACGATCGGCGGCCTCGGCGCCGGGCTGAGCATGGCTGGCCTGTCCGCGTGGATCACCCGCCGCACCGGCCTGCGCGAAGACGCCAGCCTCGCCGCCATCTACCCCATCTCCCTGGCCGCCGGTGTGCTCATCCTCGGTCTGGCCGGCAAACGCCTGGACCTGCTGCACCTGCTGTTCGGCTCCGCCCTGGCGGTGGATCAGACCACCCTCACCGGCATGCTCTGGGTCACAGGCTTCAGCCTGATCGCCATGGCGGCGATCTACAAACCGCTACTGCTGGACACCCTCGACCCGCTGTTCCTGCAAACCGTCAGCCGCCTCGGCCCACTCGCCCACGGGCTGTTCCTGACGCTGGTGGTGCTGAACCTGGTCATCGGTTTCCAGGCCATCGGCGCCTTGATGGTGGTGGGCCTGATGATGTTGCCGGCCATTGCTTCACGTTTCTGGAGCCGGCGCCTGCCGGTGTTGATCGCGGTATCGGCGGTGCTGGGATGCCTGTCGGTGTGGCTTGGCTTGTTGCTGTCGTTCTACTACTCGTTGCCCAGCGGCCCGGCCATCGTGCTGGTGGCTGGCGCCGGGTATCTGCTGTCCGTGGTCTTCGGTCCGGTGCACGGCCTGCTGCGCCGCCCGCCCTTGCTGTCATCCCAATGA
- a CDS encoding metal ABC transporter substrate-binding protein: MRALLVLFSLLLPLSMAQAADKLQVVTSFSILDDITHQIGGEHIQISNMVGPDADAHTYEPSPDDAKALLKAKIIIKNGLGFEPWLDRLVTSTETKATVVTASKGVISHTMDEDGETIPDPHAWHNLANAEIYVNNITKALIAADPANKADYQRNSQTYLKEIYRLLAEAKAKFGALPAGNRRIVTSHDAFGYLGQAYGIQFLAPQGLSTEREPSAAEVAALITQIRKDKVKAVFMENIKDSRLLKQIADESGAQIGGTLYSDALAAEGPASTFTGLFEYNLDTLCAALSKP; the protein is encoded by the coding sequence ATGCGCGCTTTACTCGTACTGTTCAGCCTTCTGCTGCCGCTGTCGATGGCCCAGGCGGCCGACAAACTCCAGGTGGTCACCAGCTTCAGTATTCTCGATGACATCACCCACCAGATCGGTGGCGAGCACATCCAGATCAGTAACATGGTCGGCCCGGACGCCGATGCCCACACCTACGAGCCGTCACCGGACGACGCCAAGGCGCTGCTCAAGGCCAAGATCATCATCAAGAACGGCCTGGGCTTCGAGCCGTGGCTGGACCGCCTGGTGACCAGCACCGAAACCAAAGCCACCGTAGTGACCGCCAGCAAAGGCGTGATTTCCCACACCATGGACGAGGACGGCGAAACCATCCCCGACCCGCACGCCTGGCACAACCTGGCCAACGCTGAAATCTATGTGAACAACATCACCAAGGCCCTGATCGCCGCCGACCCGGCCAACAAAGCCGACTACCAGCGCAACAGCCAAACCTACCTGAAAGAAATCTACCGCCTGCTCGCCGAAGCCAAGGCCAAGTTCGGCGCGCTGCCAGCCGGCAACCGCCGCATCGTCACCTCCCATGACGCCTTCGGCTACCTGGGCCAGGCCTACGGGATTCAGTTCCTCGCGCCCCAAGGCCTGTCCACCGAACGTGAGCCATCCGCCGCCGAAGTTGCCGCGCTGATCACCCAGATCCGCAAAGACAAGGTCAAGGCCGTGTTCATGGAAAACATCAAGGACTCGCGCCTGCTCAAGCAGATCGCTGACGAAAGCGGCGCGCAGATCGGCGGCACGCTGTACTCCGACGCCCTCGCCGCCGAAGGCCCGGCCAGCACCTTCACCGGGCTGTTCGAATACAACCTCGACACCCTGTGCGCCGCCCTGAGCAAGCCATGA
- the hisI gene encoding phosphoribosyl-AMP cyclohydrolase produces the protein MSLHMLDLEGAALGSRFPLDQVLDALAWNSDGLIAAIAQQYGSGEVLMLAWMNRQALDETLATGQVCYWSRSRQRLWRKGESSGHRQQLVQARLDCDGDAVLLIVDQHGPACHTGRPTCFYNAIDGDLIHIITEPSA, from the coding sequence ATGAGCCTGCACATGCTCGACCTGGAAGGGGCTGCCCTCGGCAGCCGCTTTCCACTCGATCAGGTGCTCGACGCGCTGGCGTGGAACAGCGACGGCCTGATCGCGGCCATCGCCCAGCAATACGGCAGCGGCGAAGTGCTGATGCTGGCCTGGATGAACCGCCAGGCCCTCGACGAAACCCTCGCCACCGGCCAGGTCTGCTACTGGTCGCGCTCGCGCCAGCGGCTGTGGCGCAAAGGCGAATCTTCCGGCCACAGGCAACAGTTGGTGCAAGCGCGCCTGGACTGCGACGGCGATGCCGTGCTGCTGATCGTCGACCAGCACGGCCCGGCCTGTCACACCGGCCGACCCACCTGCTTCTACAACGCTATCGACGGCGACCTCATCCACATCATCACGGAGCCCTCAGCATGA
- a CDS encoding DapH/DapD/GlmU-related protein, translating to MIRKNPSGDLPVIAESAYVDKTAIICGKVIIGENVFVGPYAVIRADEVDASGAMDPITIGANSNIQDGVVIHSKSGAAVTIGEFTSIAHRSIVHGPCTVGDRVFIGFNSVLFNCAVGDGCVVRHNSVVDGRDLPDTFYVPSTTRIGPNTDLSQFPPVSVSASEFSEDVARTNVDLVRGYKALQNEF from the coding sequence ATGATCCGCAAAAACCCTTCCGGCGATCTGCCAGTGATTGCCGAATCGGCCTACGTCGACAAGACCGCCATCATCTGCGGCAAGGTGATAATCGGTGAGAACGTCTTCGTCGGCCCCTACGCCGTGATCCGCGCCGACGAGGTCGACGCCAGCGGCGCCATGGACCCGATCACCATCGGCGCCAACTCCAACATCCAGGACGGCGTGGTGATCCACTCCAAGTCCGGCGCCGCCGTGACCATCGGCGAGTTCACCTCCATCGCCCACCGCTCCATCGTCCACGGCCCCTGCACCGTTGGCGACCGCGTGTTCATCGGCTTCAACAGCGTGCTGTTCAACTGCGCCGTGGGCGATGGCTGCGTGGTGCGCCACAACTCGGTGGTCGACGGTCGCGACTTGCCCGACACGTTCTACGTACCCTCCACCACCCGCATCGGGCCCAACACCGACCTGTCGCAGTTTCCGCCAGTGAGCGTCAGCGCCTCGGAATTTTCCGAAGACGTCGCGCGCACCAACGTCGACCTGGTGCGCGGCTACAAAGCCCTGCAAAACGAGTTCTGA